A single window of Flavobacterium aestivum DNA harbors:
- a CDS encoding isocitrate lyase/PEP mutase family protein, with the protein MTNHFQKFKELHYQQEPLLIGNVWNVQSAKKMEDLDFKAIATSSYAVAETLGYDDGEQMSFDEYLFIIKRIAASVTIPLSVDLEAGYGETPAEIVKRIKELNTIGVCGINIEDSIVEHGVRTIIDAEAFSKKIKSVIEELSKEGIEMFINIRSDAFLLNLPNSLVEAQKRIQIYQTTGAHGLFFPCVTKIEDISALTEASLLPINVLCMPALPDFDALQNAGVKRISMGNSLNSKIYQYLGTEVETVLKNQNFHSVF; encoded by the coding sequence ATGACAAATCATTTTCAAAAATTTAAAGAATTACACTATCAGCAGGAACCATTGTTGATTGGCAATGTTTGGAATGTACAAAGTGCCAAAAAAATGGAAGATCTGGATTTTAAAGCCATCGCCACATCAAGCTACGCAGTTGCAGAAACGCTAGGGTACGATGACGGTGAACAAATGAGCTTTGATGAATATTTATTCATAATAAAGCGTATTGCAGCGTCAGTGACTATACCGCTTTCAGTAGATTTAGAAGCTGGTTATGGAGAAACGCCTGCCGAGATAGTAAAGAGAATAAAGGAATTGAATACAATTGGTGTTTGCGGAATAAACATTGAAGACTCTATAGTCGAACATGGAGTAAGAACAATTATAGATGCTGAAGCATTTTCTAAAAAAATTAAGTCGGTTATTGAAGAACTTTCAAAAGAGGGTATTGAGATGTTTATCAATATTCGTTCTGACGCATTCTTGCTGAATTTGCCTAATAGCTTAGTTGAAGCCCAGAAAAGAATCCAAATTTATCAAACCACTGGTGCCCATGGATTGTTTTTCCCTTGTGTTACAAAAATCGAAGATATATCGGCTTTAACAGAGGCATCTCTCCTACCAATAAATGTGCTCTGTATGCCTGCTCTACCAGATTTTGATGCTCTCCAAAATGCAGGAGTAAAACGAATTAGTATGGGAAATTCTTTGAACAGTAAAATATATCAATATCTAGGAACAGAGGTTGAGACAGTTCTTAAAAACCAAAATTTTCATAGCGTATTTTAA